The following proteins are co-located in the Gorilla gorilla gorilla isolate KB3781 chromosome 18, NHGRI_mGorGor1-v2.1_pri, whole genome shotgun sequence genome:
- the MTHFSD gene encoding methenyltetrahydrofolate synthase domain-containing protein isoform X7 → MMVSMGAVSKETPVVTIVHDCQVVDIPEELVEEHDITVDYILTPTRVIATGCKRPKPMGITWFKISLEMMEKIPILRSLRAREQQAGKDVTLQGEHQHLPEPGRQQTVPLSVGRRPPDTPGPESNSMEAAPGSPPGEGAPLAADVYVGNLPRDARVSDLKRALRELGSVPLRLTWQGPRRRAFLHYPDSAAAQQAVSCLQGLRLGTDTLRVALARQQRDK, encoded by the exons ATGATGGTATCCATGGGCGCCGTCAGCAAGGAGACGCCGGTGGTCACCATTGTCCACGACTGCCAG GTCGTGGACATCCCTGAAGAGCTTGTTGAGGAGCATGACATCACCGTGGACTACATCCTCACCCCAACCAGAGTCATCGCCACAGGCTGCAAGCGCCCAAAGCCAATGGGAATCACCTGGTTCAAG ATCAGCCTGGAGATGATGGAGAAAATCCCCATATTGAGGAGCCTCCGCGCCCGAGAGCAGCAGGCTGGGAAGGATGTCACCCTCCAGGGTGAGCACCAGCACCTTCCGGAACCAGGCCGCCAGCAGACAGTGCCCCTGAGTGTTGGCAGGAGGCCCCCGGACACACCCGGACCAGAAAGCAATTCCATGGAGGCAGCCCCTGGCTCCCCACCAGGGGAGGGTGCCCCGCTTGCAGCCGATGTTTACGTTGGGAACCTCCCCCGGGACGCCCGTGTGAGTGACCTGAAGAGAGCCCTGCGGGAACTCGGCTCCGTGCCCCTGCGGCTCACCTGGCAGGGCCCGCGGCGCAGAGCCTTCCTCCATTACCCGGACTCTGCCGCAGCCCAGCAGGCCGTCTCCTGCTTGCAGGGCCTGCGCCTGGGCACCGACACCCTGAGGGTGGCGCTGGCCAGGCAGCAGAGGGACAAGTGA
- the MTHFSD gene encoding methenyltetrahydrofolate synthase domain-containing protein isoform X5 has product MEPRAVGVSKQDIREQIWGYMESQNLADFPRPVHHRIPNFKSKKTLLVPTPRLRTGLFNKITPPPGATKDILRKCATSQGVRNYSVPIGLDSRVLVDLVVVGSVAVSEKGWRIGKGEGYADLEYAMMVSMGAVSKETPVVTIVHDCQVVDIPEELVEEHDITVDYILTPTRVIATGCKRPKPMGITWFKISLEMMEKIPILRSLRAREQQAGKDVTLQGEHQHLPEPGRQQTVPLSVGRRPPDTPGPESNSMEAAPGSPPGEGAPLAADVYVGNLPRDARVSDLKRALRELGSVPLRLTWQGPRRRAFLHYPDSAAAQQAVSCLQGLRLGTDTLRVALARQQRDK; this is encoded by the exons ATGGAGCCGAGGGCAG TAGGTGTCTCCAAACAGGACATTCGTGAACAAATTTGGGGCTACATGGAATCACAAAATTTAGCTGACTTTCCCCGACCTGTTCATCACAGGATACCCAACTTTAAG AGCAAAAAAACATTGTTGGTTCCAACACCACGACTGAGAACGGGATTGTTTAATAAGATCACACCACCCCCTGGGGCAACTAAAGACATCTTGAGAAAATGTGCCACCTCTCAG GGTGTGAGGAACTACAGTGTCCCCATAGGCTTGGACTCCAGAGTCCTTGTGGATTTAGTTGTGGTGGGATCCGTCGCCGTTTCTGAAAAAG GCTGGAGAATCGGGAAGGGAGAAGGCTACGCCGATCTGGAATATGCCATGATGGTATCCATGGGCGCCGTCAGCAAGGAGACGCCGGTGGTCACCATTGTCCACGACTGCCAG GTCGTGGACATCCCTGAAGAGCTTGTTGAGGAGCATGACATCACCGTGGACTACATCCTCACCCCAACCAGAGTCATCGCCACAGGCTGCAAGCGCCCAAAGCCAATGGGAATCACCTGGTTCAAG ATCAGCCTGGAGATGATGGAGAAAATCCCCATATTGAGGAGCCTCCGCGCCCGAGAGCAGCAGGCTGGGAAGGATGTCACCCTCCAGGGTGAGCACCAGCACCTTCCGGAACCAGGCCGCCAGCAGACAGTGCCCCTGAGTGTTGGCAGGAGGCCCCCGGACACACCCGGACCAGAAAGCAATTCCATGGAGGCAGCCCCTGGCTCCCCACCAGGGGAGGGTGCCCCGCTTGCAGCCGATGTTTACGTTGGGAACCTCCCCCGGGACGCCCGTGTGAGTGACCTGAAGAGAGCCCTGCGGGAACTCGGCTCCGTGCCCCTGCGGCTCACCTGGCAGGGCCCGCGGCGCAGAGCCTTCCTCCATTACCCGGACTCTGCCGCAGCCCAGCAGGCCGTCTCCTGCTTGCAGGGCCTGCGCCTGGGCACCGACACCCTGAGGGTGGCGCTGGCCAGGCAGCAGAGGGACAAGTGA
- the MTHFSD gene encoding methenyltetrahydrofolate synthase domain-containing protein isoform X6, with the protein MEPRAGVSKQDIREQIWGYMESQNLADFPRPVHHRIPNFKSKKTLLVPTPRLRTGLFNKITPPPGATKDILRKCATSQGVRNYSVPIGLDSRVLVDLVVVGSVAVSEKGWRIGKGEGYADLEYAMMVSMGAVSKETPVVTIVHDCQVVDIPEELVEEHDITVDYILTPTRVIATGCKRPKPMGITWFKISLEMMEKIPILRSLRAREQQAGKDVTLQGEHQHLPEPGRQQTVPLSVGRRPPDTPGPESNSMEAAPGSPPGEGAPLAADVYVGNLPRDARVSDLKRALRELGSVPLRLTWQGPRRRAFLHYPDSAAAQQAVSCLQGLRLGTDTLRVALARQQRDK; encoded by the exons ATGGAGCCGAGGGCAG GTGTCTCCAAACAGGACATTCGTGAACAAATTTGGGGCTACATGGAATCACAAAATTTAGCTGACTTTCCCCGACCTGTTCATCACAGGATACCCAACTTTAAG AGCAAAAAAACATTGTTGGTTCCAACACCACGACTGAGAACGGGATTGTTTAATAAGATCACACCACCCCCTGGGGCAACTAAAGACATCTTGAGAAAATGTGCCACCTCTCAG GGTGTGAGGAACTACAGTGTCCCCATAGGCTTGGACTCCAGAGTCCTTGTGGATTTAGTTGTGGTGGGATCCGTCGCCGTTTCTGAAAAAG GCTGGAGAATCGGGAAGGGAGAAGGCTACGCCGATCTGGAATATGCCATGATGGTATCCATGGGCGCCGTCAGCAAGGAGACGCCGGTGGTCACCATTGTCCACGACTGCCAG GTCGTGGACATCCCTGAAGAGCTTGTTGAGGAGCATGACATCACCGTGGACTACATCCTCACCCCAACCAGAGTCATCGCCACAGGCTGCAAGCGCCCAAAGCCAATGGGAATCACCTGGTTCAAG ATCAGCCTGGAGATGATGGAGAAAATCCCCATATTGAGGAGCCTCCGCGCCCGAGAGCAGCAGGCTGGGAAGGATGTCACCCTCCAGGGTGAGCACCAGCACCTTCCGGAACCAGGCCGCCAGCAGACAGTGCCCCTGAGTGTTGGCAGGAGGCCCCCGGACACACCCGGACCAGAAAGCAATTCCATGGAGGCAGCCCCTGGCTCCCCACCAGGGGAGGGTGCCCCGCTTGCAGCCGATGTTTACGTTGGGAACCTCCCCCGGGACGCCCGTGTGAGTGACCTGAAGAGAGCCCTGCGGGAACTCGGCTCCGTGCCCCTGCGGCTCACCTGGCAGGGCCCGCGGCGCAGAGCCTTCCTCCATTACCCGGACTCTGCCGCAGCCCAGCAGGCCGTCTCCTGCTTGCAGGGCCTGCGCCTGGGCACCGACACCCTGAGGGTGGCGCTGGCCAGGCAGCAGAGGGACAAGTGA
- the MTHFSD gene encoding methenyltetrahydrofolate synthase domain-containing protein isoform X2 — MEPRAVGVSKQDIREQIWGYMESQNLADFPRPVHHRIPNFKGASHAAEQLPRLQAFKTARTIKVNPDAPQKSARFFVLESKKTLLVPTPRLRTGLFNKITPPPGATKDILRKCATSQGVRNYSVPIGLDSRVLVDLVVVGSVAVSEKGWRIGKGEGYADLEYAMMVSMGAVSKETPVVTIVHDCQVVDIPEELVEEHDITVDYILTPTRVIATGCKRPKPMGITWFKISLEMMEKIPILRSLRAREQQAGKDVTLQGEHQHLPEPGRQQTVPLSVGRRPPDTPGPESNSMEAAPGSPPGEGAPLAADVYVGNLPRDARVSDLKRALRELGSVPLRLTWQGPRRRAFLHYPDSAAAQQAVSCLQGLRLGTDTLRVALARQQRDK, encoded by the exons ATGGAGCCGAGGGCAG TAGGTGTCTCCAAACAGGACATTCGTGAACAAATTTGGGGCTACATGGAATCACAAAATTTAGCTGACTTTCCCCGACCTGTTCATCACAGGATACCCAACTTTAAG GGCGCTTCTCATGCTGCCGAGCAACTCCCACGCTTGCAGGCGTTCAAAACGGCCAGGACCATTAAAGTAAATCCTGATGCCCCCCAGAAAAGTGCTCGCTTCTTCGTCCTTGAA AGCAAAAAAACATTGTTGGTTCCAACACCACGACTGAGAACGGGATTGTTTAATAAGATCACACCACCCCCTGGGGCAACTAAAGACATCTTGAGAAAATGTGCCACCTCTCAG GGTGTGAGGAACTACAGTGTCCCCATAGGCTTGGACTCCAGAGTCCTTGTGGATTTAGTTGTGGTGGGATCCGTCGCCGTTTCTGAAAAAG GCTGGAGAATCGGGAAGGGAGAAGGCTACGCCGATCTGGAATATGCCATGATGGTATCCATGGGCGCCGTCAGCAAGGAGACGCCGGTGGTCACCATTGTCCACGACTGCCAG GTCGTGGACATCCCTGAAGAGCTTGTTGAGGAGCATGACATCACCGTGGACTACATCCTCACCCCAACCAGAGTCATCGCCACAGGCTGCAAGCGCCCAAAGCCAATGGGAATCACCTGGTTCAAG ATCAGCCTGGAGATGATGGAGAAAATCCCCATATTGAGGAGCCTCCGCGCCCGAGAGCAGCAGGCTGGGAAGGATGTCACCCTCCAGGGTGAGCACCAGCACCTTCCGGAACCAGGCCGCCAGCAGACAGTGCCCCTGAGTGTTGGCAGGAGGCCCCCGGACACACCCGGACCAGAAAGCAATTCCATGGAGGCAGCCCCTGGCTCCCCACCAGGGGAGGGTGCCCCGCTTGCAGCCGATGTTTACGTTGGGAACCTCCCCCGGGACGCCCGTGTGAGTGACCTGAAGAGAGCCCTGCGGGAACTCGGCTCCGTGCCCCTGCGGCTCACCTGGCAGGGCCCGCGGCGCAGAGCCTTCCTCCATTACCCGGACTCTGCCGCAGCCCAGCAGGCCGTCTCCTGCTTGCAGGGCCTGCGCCTGGGCACCGACACCCTGAGGGTGGCGCTGGCCAGGCAGCAGAGGGACAAGTGA
- the MTHFSD gene encoding methenyltetrahydrofolate synthase domain-containing protein isoform X1, with product MEPRAVGVSKQDIREQIWGYMESQNLADFPRPVHHRIPNFKGSYLACQNIKDLDVFARTQEVKVDPDKPLEGVRLLVLQSKKTLLVPTPRLRTGLFNKITPPPGATKDILRKCATSQGVRNYSVPIGLDSRVLVDLVVVGSVAVSEKGWRIGKGEGYADLEYAMMVSMGAVSKETPVVTIVHDCQVVDIPEELVEEHDITVDYILTPTRVIATGCKRPKPMGITWFKISLEMMEKIPILRSLRAREQQAGKDVTLQGEHQHLPEPGRQQTVPLSVGRRPPDTPGPESNSMEAAPGSPPGEGAPLAADVYVGNLPRDARVSDLKRALRELGSVPLRLTWQGPRRRAFLHYPDSAAAQQAVSCLQGLRLGTDTLRVALARQQRDK from the exons ATGGAGCCGAGGGCAG TAGGTGTCTCCAAACAGGACATTCGTGAACAAATTTGGGGCTACATGGAATCACAAAATTTAGCTGACTTTCCCCGACCTGTTCATCACAGGATACCCAACTTTAAG GGGTCTTATCTGGCTTGCCAAAACATCAAAGACCTAGACGTTTTTGCCAGAACGCAGGAAGTTAAAGTGGACCCTGATAAACCACTGGAAGGCGTTCGGCTGCTGGTGCTGCAG AGCAAAAAAACATTGTTGGTTCCAACACCACGACTGAGAACGGGATTGTTTAATAAGATCACACCACCCCCTGGGGCAACTAAAGACATCTTGAGAAAATGTGCCACCTCTCAG GGTGTGAGGAACTACAGTGTCCCCATAGGCTTGGACTCCAGAGTCCTTGTGGATTTAGTTGTGGTGGGATCCGTCGCCGTTTCTGAAAAAG GCTGGAGAATCGGGAAGGGAGAAGGCTACGCCGATCTGGAATATGCCATGATGGTATCCATGGGCGCCGTCAGCAAGGAGACGCCGGTGGTCACCATTGTCCACGACTGCCAG GTCGTGGACATCCCTGAAGAGCTTGTTGAGGAGCATGACATCACCGTGGACTACATCCTCACCCCAACCAGAGTCATCGCCACAGGCTGCAAGCGCCCAAAGCCAATGGGAATCACCTGGTTCAAG ATCAGCCTGGAGATGATGGAGAAAATCCCCATATTGAGGAGCCTCCGCGCCCGAGAGCAGCAGGCTGGGAAGGATGTCACCCTCCAGGGTGAGCACCAGCACCTTCCGGAACCAGGCCGCCAGCAGACAGTGCCCCTGAGTGTTGGCAGGAGGCCCCCGGACACACCCGGACCAGAAAGCAATTCCATGGAGGCAGCCCCTGGCTCCCCACCAGGGGAGGGTGCCCCGCTTGCAGCCGATGTTTACGTTGGGAACCTCCCCCGGGACGCCCGTGTGAGTGACCTGAAGAGAGCCCTGCGGGAACTCGGCTCCGTGCCCCTGCGGCTCACCTGGCAGGGCCCGCGGCGCAGAGCCTTCCTCCATTACCCGGACTCTGCCGCAGCCCAGCAGGCCGTCTCCTGCTTGCAGGGCCTGCGCCTGGGCACCGACACCCTGAGGGTGGCGCTGGCCAGGCAGCAGAGGGACAAGTGA
- the MTHFSD gene encoding methenyltetrahydrofolate synthase domain-containing protein isoform X3, translating into MEPRAGVSKQDIREQIWGYMESQNLADFPRPVHHRIPNFKGSYLACQNIKDLDVFARTQEVKVDPDKPLEGVRLLVLQSKKTLLVPTPRLRTGLFNKITPPPGATKDILRKCATSQGVRNYSVPIGLDSRVLVDLVVVGSVAVSEKGWRIGKGEGYADLEYAMMVSMGAVSKETPVVTIVHDCQVVDIPEELVEEHDITVDYILTPTRVIATGCKRPKPMGITWFKISLEMMEKIPILRSLRAREQQAGKDVTLQGEHQHLPEPGRQQTVPLSVGRRPPDTPGPESNSMEAAPGSPPGEGAPLAADVYVGNLPRDARVSDLKRALRELGSVPLRLTWQGPRRRAFLHYPDSAAAQQAVSCLQGLRLGTDTLRVALARQQRDK; encoded by the exons ATGGAGCCGAGGGCAG GTGTCTCCAAACAGGACATTCGTGAACAAATTTGGGGCTACATGGAATCACAAAATTTAGCTGACTTTCCCCGACCTGTTCATCACAGGATACCCAACTTTAAG GGGTCTTATCTGGCTTGCCAAAACATCAAAGACCTAGACGTTTTTGCCAGAACGCAGGAAGTTAAAGTGGACCCTGATAAACCACTGGAAGGCGTTCGGCTGCTGGTGCTGCAG AGCAAAAAAACATTGTTGGTTCCAACACCACGACTGAGAACGGGATTGTTTAATAAGATCACACCACCCCCTGGGGCAACTAAAGACATCTTGAGAAAATGTGCCACCTCTCAG GGTGTGAGGAACTACAGTGTCCCCATAGGCTTGGACTCCAGAGTCCTTGTGGATTTAGTTGTGGTGGGATCCGTCGCCGTTTCTGAAAAAG GCTGGAGAATCGGGAAGGGAGAAGGCTACGCCGATCTGGAATATGCCATGATGGTATCCATGGGCGCCGTCAGCAAGGAGACGCCGGTGGTCACCATTGTCCACGACTGCCAG GTCGTGGACATCCCTGAAGAGCTTGTTGAGGAGCATGACATCACCGTGGACTACATCCTCACCCCAACCAGAGTCATCGCCACAGGCTGCAAGCGCCCAAAGCCAATGGGAATCACCTGGTTCAAG ATCAGCCTGGAGATGATGGAGAAAATCCCCATATTGAGGAGCCTCCGCGCCCGAGAGCAGCAGGCTGGGAAGGATGTCACCCTCCAGGGTGAGCACCAGCACCTTCCGGAACCAGGCCGCCAGCAGACAGTGCCCCTGAGTGTTGGCAGGAGGCCCCCGGACACACCCGGACCAGAAAGCAATTCCATGGAGGCAGCCCCTGGCTCCCCACCAGGGGAGGGTGCCCCGCTTGCAGCCGATGTTTACGTTGGGAACCTCCCCCGGGACGCCCGTGTGAGTGACCTGAAGAGAGCCCTGCGGGAACTCGGCTCCGTGCCCCTGCGGCTCACCTGGCAGGGCCCGCGGCGCAGAGCCTTCCTCCATTACCCGGACTCTGCCGCAGCCCAGCAGGCCGTCTCCTGCTTGCAGGGCCTGCGCCTGGGCACCGACACCCTGAGGGTGGCGCTGGCCAGGCAGCAGAGGGACAAGTGA
- the MTHFSD gene encoding methenyltetrahydrofolate synthase domain-containing protein isoform X4 — translation MEPRAGVSKQDIREQIWGYMESQNLADFPRPVHHRIPNFKGASHAAEQLPRLQAFKTARTIKVNPDAPQKSARFFVLESKKTLLVPTPRLRTGLFNKITPPPGATKDILRKCATSQGVRNYSVPIGLDSRVLVDLVVVGSVAVSEKGWRIGKGEGYADLEYAMMVSMGAVSKETPVVTIVHDCQVVDIPEELVEEHDITVDYILTPTRVIATGCKRPKPMGITWFKISLEMMEKIPILRSLRAREQQAGKDVTLQGEHQHLPEPGRQQTVPLSVGRRPPDTPGPESNSMEAAPGSPPGEGAPLAADVYVGNLPRDARVSDLKRALRELGSVPLRLTWQGPRRRAFLHYPDSAAAQQAVSCLQGLRLGTDTLRVALARQQRDK, via the exons ATGGAGCCGAGGGCAG GTGTCTCCAAACAGGACATTCGTGAACAAATTTGGGGCTACATGGAATCACAAAATTTAGCTGACTTTCCCCGACCTGTTCATCACAGGATACCCAACTTTAAG GGCGCTTCTCATGCTGCCGAGCAACTCCCACGCTTGCAGGCGTTCAAAACGGCCAGGACCATTAAAGTAAATCCTGATGCCCCCCAGAAAAGTGCTCGCTTCTTCGTCCTTGAA AGCAAAAAAACATTGTTGGTTCCAACACCACGACTGAGAACGGGATTGTTTAATAAGATCACACCACCCCCTGGGGCAACTAAAGACATCTTGAGAAAATGTGCCACCTCTCAG GGTGTGAGGAACTACAGTGTCCCCATAGGCTTGGACTCCAGAGTCCTTGTGGATTTAGTTGTGGTGGGATCCGTCGCCGTTTCTGAAAAAG GCTGGAGAATCGGGAAGGGAGAAGGCTACGCCGATCTGGAATATGCCATGATGGTATCCATGGGCGCCGTCAGCAAGGAGACGCCGGTGGTCACCATTGTCCACGACTGCCAG GTCGTGGACATCCCTGAAGAGCTTGTTGAGGAGCATGACATCACCGTGGACTACATCCTCACCCCAACCAGAGTCATCGCCACAGGCTGCAAGCGCCCAAAGCCAATGGGAATCACCTGGTTCAAG ATCAGCCTGGAGATGATGGAGAAAATCCCCATATTGAGGAGCCTCCGCGCCCGAGAGCAGCAGGCTGGGAAGGATGTCACCCTCCAGGGTGAGCACCAGCACCTTCCGGAACCAGGCCGCCAGCAGACAGTGCCCCTGAGTGTTGGCAGGAGGCCCCCGGACACACCCGGACCAGAAAGCAATTCCATGGAGGCAGCCCCTGGCTCCCCACCAGGGGAGGGTGCCCCGCTTGCAGCCGATGTTTACGTTGGGAACCTCCCCCGGGACGCCCGTGTGAGTGACCTGAAGAGAGCCCTGCGGGAACTCGGCTCCGTGCCCCTGCGGCTCACCTGGCAGGGCCCGCGGCGCAGAGCCTTCCTCCATTACCCGGACTCTGCCGCAGCCCAGCAGGCCGTCTCCTGCTTGCAGGGCCTGCGCCTGGGCACCGACACCCTGAGGGTGGCGCTGGCCAGGCAGCAGAGGGACAAGTGA